A DNA window from Moorella thermoacetica contains the following coding sequences:
- a CDS encoding xylulokinase translates to MKKPLLIGIDAGTSSVKICIFNINGELVRQGEVKIAFSSPRPGWIELDLKQYWDATCRVLREITTDLTGFAGLGFSVTSPTTVFLDDEGLPVRPAIPYLDIRSKEDVEELVKYWGGEEDFQSHVGNKPIPSTYSAGIVRWIMREENNSWNRTKKVGFLNTFLCGQLKGEWAVDPTVASFSGLVRLAEPFKWSDELRELLGIPSSKLLTILTPYTKIGEVTPQAAKETGLPTGLPVALGCADTAAASFALGLSQKGDCFESAGTSDVLTFCLDRPDFNSMFLNRSHVYPGRWLAHGAMSTPGAAIEWLITNVFPELGTVSELEKEAERSEPGARGLIFLPYLAGERSPIFDPNAKGLWLGLRLDTRRADIIRAVYEGIAFGLRQILKYAEAQWDLKIKSLPCVGGAAKSQLGLKIKADVLGLEYQTTDFQHVAALGAALLGGIAGGVYMGWEDPEIPYLKKFNSCFKPNFTNYKIYDQLFTIYERLYPSTKEAMHALNVY, encoded by the coding sequence TTGAAAAAACCACTTTTAATAGGCATAGATGCAGGAACAAGCAGCGTTAAAATTTGTATTTTTAATATTAACGGGGAACTAGTTCGACAGGGCGAAGTCAAAATTGCTTTTTCGAGTCCACGACCCGGTTGGATAGAATTAGATTTAAAGCAGTATTGGGATGCCACTTGCCGGGTTCTTCGGGAGATAACAACAGATTTAACAGGTTTTGCAGGATTGGGTTTTAGTGTAACGAGTCCTACCACTGTATTTTTAGATGATGAGGGTCTTCCGGTAAGACCTGCTATTCCTTATTTAGATATCAGGAGCAAAGAGGATGTCGAAGAACTAGTTAAATATTGGGGGGGAGAGGAAGATTTTCAATCTCATGTAGGGAATAAACCTATTCCGTCTACCTATTCTGCCGGAATAGTGCGTTGGATAATGAGAGAAGAAAATAATAGCTGGAATAGAACCAAAAAAGTTGGCTTTCTTAATACATTTTTATGTGGCCAATTAAAGGGGGAATGGGCAGTTGATCCTACTGTAGCATCTTTTTCTGGCCTGGTGCGTTTAGCCGAACCTTTTAAATGGTCAGATGAATTACGCGAACTCTTAGGAATTCCATCCTCGAAACTTCTTACAATTTTAACACCTTATACAAAAATTGGTGAAGTAACTCCTCAAGCGGCTAAGGAGACAGGATTGCCCACAGGACTTCCTGTCGCCCTGGGCTGTGCTGATACCGCGGCTGCTAGTTTTGCTCTGGGTTTATCACAGAAAGGCGACTGTTTTGAAAGTGCAGGGACCTCGGATGTGCTAACTTTTTGCCTTGATAGACCAGATTTTAATTCTATGTTTCTAAACAGATCTCACGTTTACCCGGGCCGTTGGCTTGCTCACGGGGCTATGTCTACTCCAGGTGCTGCTATCGAATGGTTGATAACTAATGTTTTTCCCGAATTAGGTACAGTGAGTGAACTAGAAAAAGAGGCAGAAAGATCCGAACCCGGTGCTCGTGGACTTATTTTTCTACCATATTTGGCGGGAGAAAGGAGTCCGATTTTCGATCCCAATGCCAAAGGCCTTTGGCTGGGTCTACGACTGGATACTAGACGAGCTGATATTATAAGAGCCGTATATGAAGGAATAGCTTTTGGTTTACGTCAAATCTTGAAATATGCTGAAGCACAGTGGGATTTAAAAATTAAAAGTTTACCTTGTGTCGGTGGTGCAGCTAAAAGCCAATTGGGATTAAAGATTAAAGCGGATGTATTAGGTTTAGAGTACCAGACAACAGATTTTCAGCATGTTGCAGCATTAGGTGCCGCATTACTTGGGGGTATAGCAGGGGGTGTTTATATGGGATGGGAGGATCCAGAAATTCCTTATCTTAAAAAATTCAACTCATGTTTTAAACCTAATTTCACAAATTACAAGATATATGACCAGTTATTTACTATTTATGAAAGGTTGTACCCTTCGACAAAAGAAGCAATGCACGCGTTAAATGTATATTAA
- a CDS encoding ABC transporter permease produces MGKYFKLNTPIPGKLYFSLSVAAFVLLLLAWQLGVTVGHLPPTHLPPPGAVARAAVELAGNGLINDIGISFFRVTTGFLLAAAIGVPLGILMGSLKVVEAFFEPLLAFFRYMPASAFIPLTIIWLSIFETQKIGVVFIGIFFQLVLMVMDVTHNVPQDLIDTAYTLGARPLEVFRRVILPAALPGIMDTLRVALGWAWTYVIVAELVAASSGLGFLIMNAGRQLSTPDMFVGILTIGVLGIICDMSFKVLYRWLFPWTEREV; encoded by the coding sequence ATGGGCAAGTACTTTAAACTCAATACCCCCATTCCGGGGAAACTATATTTTAGCCTTAGCGTGGCCGCTTTTGTCCTCCTTCTGTTAGCCTGGCAGCTGGGGGTAACAGTTGGCCACCTGCCGCCGACCCATCTGCCGCCGCCCGGAGCTGTGGCCCGGGCGGCCGTCGAACTGGCGGGGAACGGTTTAATTAACGATATCGGCATCAGCTTTTTCCGGGTGACCACCGGTTTCCTCCTGGCCGCAGCTATCGGCGTACCCCTGGGTATCCTCATGGGCAGCCTGAAGGTGGTCGAGGCTTTTTTTGAGCCCCTGCTGGCCTTTTTTCGTTATATGCCGGCTTCGGCCTTTATCCCCTTGACTATTATCTGGTTGAGCATTTTCGAAACCCAGAAGATTGGCGTCGTCTTTATAGGGATATTCTTCCAGCTCGTGCTGATGGTCATGGACGTTACCCATAACGTCCCCCAGGACCTCATCGACACCGCCTACACCCTAGGGGCGCGGCCCCTGGAGGTGTTCCGGCGGGTCATCCTGCCGGCAGCCCTGCCAGGAATCATGGATACCCTGCGGGTTGCCCTGGGTTGGGCCTGGACCTATGTTATCGTTGCCGAACTGGTGGCGGCCAGTTCCGGCCTGGGGTTCTTGATCATGAATGCCGGGCGGCAGCTGAGTACCCCGGATATGTTCGTAGGGATTTTGACCATCGGCGTCCTGGGGATTATCTGCGATATGAGTTTTAAAGTCCTCTATCGCTGGTTGTTCCCCTGGACGGAGAGGGAGGTGTAG
- a CDS encoding ABC transporter substrate-binding protein, giving the protein MKRKLKRIAILFLALALAGLALAGCGGGSKQQAADQQTGSSGQGQQLTPVKLTMTTWSGYGPLFLARDKGFFKKHGLDVQLIVIQGLGERKQALAGNQVDGIATTLDIETQIVAAGIPLKQIWALDDSYGGDGILAKPEIKTIKDLKGKNVAYDFGTASHILLLSILAKNGMTENDIHHVQMSASDAGSTFVAGKVDAAVTWEPWLSKAVKENKGNLLATSKETPGLIMDTVALRSDWADKHPQALQAMVDALAEAMQYWESNKAEANAIMAKGLGIKQEEFESNLQTLRLFNLAQNKEMFGTADKPGTLYTSLQQAIDFGFNNKVIKSKPDAKAMIDPTFVNRAKI; this is encoded by the coding sequence ATGAAAAGAAAACTAAAGCGAATCGCCATCTTGTTCCTGGCGCTGGCCCTGGCCGGCCTGGCCCTGGCCGGTTGCGGGGGCGGTAGCAAACAGCAGGCTGCAGACCAGCAGACCGGGAGTAGCGGCCAGGGGCAACAACTCACCCCCGTCAAGCTCACCATGACCACCTGGTCGGGCTACGGTCCCCTCTTCCTGGCCCGGGATAAAGGCTTCTTCAAGAAACACGGCCTGGATGTACAGTTAATCGTCATCCAGGGCCTGGGCGAGCGCAAGCAGGCCCTGGCCGGTAACCAGGTGGACGGCATCGCTACCACCCTGGATATTGAAACCCAGATTGTAGCTGCGGGCATACCCCTGAAACAGATCTGGGCCCTGGACGATTCCTATGGCGGCGACGGCATCCTGGCCAAACCGGAGATCAAGACCATCAAGGACCTCAAAGGTAAAAACGTAGCCTACGACTTCGGCACCGCCAGCCACATCCTGCTCCTCTCCATCCTGGCCAAAAACGGCATGACTGAAAACGACATCCACCACGTCCAGATGTCAGCCAGCGACGCCGGGTCGACCTTCGTGGCCGGCAAAGTAGATGCCGCCGTCACCTGGGAACCCTGGCTGAGTAAGGCCGTTAAAGAGAACAAGGGTAACCTCCTGGCAACCTCCAAGGAGACCCCTGGGCTGATTATGGATACAGTCGCCCTCCGGAGCGACTGGGCCGACAAACACCCCCAGGCTCTCCAGGCCATGGTCGACGCCCTGGCGGAAGCCATGCAGTACTGGGAAAGCAATAAGGCCGAAGCCAATGCCATTATGGCCAAGGGACTGGGCATCAAACAGGAAGAGTTCGAGAGCAACCTGCAGACCCTGCGCCTCTTCAACCTGGCCCAGAACAAGGAGATGTTCGGCACGGCCGACAAGCCAGGAACCCTCTACACCTCCTTGCAGCAGGCAATCGACTTCGGCTTTAACAACAAAGTAATTAAATCCAAACCCGATGCTAAAGCCATGATCGACCCGACCTTTGTCAACAGGGCGAAAATATAA
- a CDS encoding HAD-IC family P-type ATPase — MLDPPRPGVRQAIARCHAAGIKVVMITGDHPATATAIARELGILTPGGMVLTGRDLETMPDEELDRLVPVVQVYARTSPQHKSRIVRAWQRAGGVVAMTGDGLNDAPAVKEADIGLAMGQNGADVTKDAASLVLADDNFVTIVDAVEEGRTIYANIRKAIRYLLGTNIGDVFLTATAVLAGLPLPLLPVQLLWLNLVGDSLPALALVKDPPSPGIMRQPPRQVRSDFFAGEFSRQILTRGVFIGLGGLFLFALKLYLTGSVAAARSLALAGLLAGQLFHLFDCRLMDGGGQGYFSNPYVLGAGVWTVVTMWLTFMSRPVRGLLHTVPLTGSDWLLATVTAATTGGTALLLG; from the coding sequence ATGCTGGACCCGCCCCGGCCCGGAGTTCGCCAGGCCATCGCCCGCTGTCACGCGGCCGGCATTAAGGTGGTCATGATCACCGGCGATCACCCGGCGACAGCTACGGCTATCGCCAGGGAGCTGGGGATCCTGACACCAGGCGGCATGGTCCTGACGGGGAGGGATCTGGAGACCATGCCTGACGAAGAACTGGATCGCCTGGTACCTGTCGTCCAGGTTTACGCCCGTACCTCGCCCCAGCACAAGTCGCGTATTGTCAGGGCCTGGCAGCGAGCCGGCGGGGTGGTGGCCATGACCGGCGATGGCCTAAATGATGCCCCGGCCGTCAAAGAGGCCGACATCGGCCTGGCCATGGGACAGAATGGTGCCGATGTCACCAAGGACGCAGCTAGCCTCGTCCTGGCTGACGATAACTTTGTCACCATTGTCGACGCGGTAGAAGAGGGACGCACCATTTATGCCAATATTCGCAAGGCCATCCGCTACCTGCTGGGGACCAATATCGGCGACGTGTTTCTGACAGCTACTGCCGTCCTGGCCGGCCTGCCTCTGCCCCTGCTACCCGTCCAGCTCCTGTGGCTAAACCTGGTGGGTGACAGCCTGCCGGCTCTTGCCCTGGTCAAAGACCCGCCGTCCCCCGGAATAATGAGGCAACCGCCCCGCCAGGTCCGGAGCGACTTTTTTGCCGGGGAGTTTAGCCGCCAGATCCTGACCCGGGGTGTTTTCATTGGCCTGGGAGGATTATTCCTCTTTGCCCTTAAGCTTTACCTGACCGGATCAGTGGCCGCGGCCCGTTCCCTGGCCCTGGCCGGTTTACTGGCCGGGCAGCTTTTCCACCTCTTCGACTGCCGCTTGATGGATGGCGGCGGTCAGGGTTACTTCAGCAACCCTTACGTCCTGGGGGCAGGGGTCTGGACCGTCGTAACCATGTGGCTGACGTTTATGAGCCGGCCGGTGCGGGGCCTGCTGCACACCGTTCCCCTGACAGGGTCCGACTGGCTCCTGGCTACGGTTACGGCGGCGACTACCGGCGGGACAGCACTCCTCCTGGGCTAA
- a CDS encoding iron-containing alcohol dehydrogenase family protein: MLERIIAPGSYLRGPAVIEKAGQALARLGARACLAGGHRALAAAAPALQEALSSAGVEPAGQVWYGGECCPENIARVATTVKETGADFLIGVGGGKALDTAKGAAWQAGVPLVTVPTIAATCAAFTSIAIIYDREGHFLAISHEAANPSLVLVDSRIIAAAPGRYLAAGMGDTIAKYIELRATSTAAARHLALEGALELARLCYDSILAAGPGARAAVDDRAVTPDLEKVIDAVILISGLVSGLGGDDGRTAGAHGVYEGLTASPLTRSYCHGELVAFGNLVQLVLEGRERGEIRGVADFNRRVGLPVTLEGVGLSPEDGPSLDLVSRAAAESPDMANMPFPVTATMIREALLAADRLGRETA; this comes from the coding sequence TTGCTGGAACGAATTATCGCCCCCGGGAGCTACCTCCGGGGTCCGGCTGTCATTGAAAAAGCCGGCCAGGCTCTGGCAAGGCTGGGCGCCAGGGCCTGCCTGGCCGGAGGCCACCGGGCCCTGGCGGCGGCAGCCCCGGCCCTGCAGGAGGCCCTATCTTCAGCCGGGGTAGAACCGGCGGGGCAGGTCTGGTACGGGGGAGAATGTTGCCCGGAAAATATTGCCAGGGTAGCGACAACTGTTAAGGAAACAGGAGCCGATTTCTTGATAGGGGTTGGCGGCGGCAAGGCCCTGGATACCGCCAAGGGAGCCGCCTGGCAGGCAGGGGTGCCCCTGGTGACGGTGCCGACCATCGCTGCTACCTGCGCCGCCTTTACCTCCATTGCCATCATCTATGATCGGGAGGGCCACTTCTTGGCTATATCCCACGAGGCGGCGAATCCGTCTCTGGTCCTGGTAGACAGCCGGATCATCGCTGCCGCCCCTGGCCGTTACCTGGCTGCCGGCATGGGGGACACCATTGCCAAGTATATCGAACTGCGTGCCACCAGCACGGCAGCCGCCCGGCATCTAGCCCTGGAAGGCGCCCTGGAGTTGGCTCGCCTATGCTATGACAGCATCCTGGCCGCCGGGCCAGGTGCCAGGGCAGCGGTAGATGACCGGGCAGTCACCCCGGATCTGGAGAAGGTCATTGACGCCGTGATTCTTATCAGCGGGTTGGTCAGCGGCCTGGGAGGCGATGACGGGCGGACTGCCGGCGCCCACGGCGTTTATGAAGGCTTAACCGCTTCCCCCCTGACCCGTTCTTACTGCCATGGAGAACTGGTAGCCTTCGGCAACCTGGTCCAGCTGGTCCTGGAAGGGAGAGAGAGGGGGGAAATCAGGGGAGTGGCTGATTTTAACCGCCGGGTCGGCCTGCCGGTAACCCTGGAAGGTGTGGGGCTATCCCCGGAGGACGGGCCTTCCCTGGACCTGGTCAGCCGGGCGGCGGCAGAGAGCCCGGATATGGCCAACATGCCCTTCCCGGTGACGGCCACCATGATCCGGGAAGCCCTGCTGGCAGCCGACCGCCTCGGCCGGGAGACAGCTTAG
- a CDS encoding class I fructose-bisphosphate aldolase, protein MMLGKEIRLSRLLDSESKRFVGITVDHAMARGVLPGLVNIKETVRKIILGKPNALTMHKGIAEKVFPPYAGKVPLILKSTTFSPYHPKYDTPVADVEEALRLGADAISVGVIVGGPEQAEQITHLAQISKEASAMGLPLIAHIYPRGSEVKDPKNADAVSYAVRVGAELGVDIVKTNWTGSAESFAKVVAACPSRVVIAGGSSGNDLSSYLQMIWEGIQVGMAGVTCGRFVWEDSNPAAVIEAIKAIVHSGASVEKALEIYRECKER, encoded by the coding sequence ATGATGCTAGGAAAAGAAATACGTTTAAGTAGGTTGTTGGATTCTGAATCAAAGCGTTTTGTTGGTATTACAGTTGACCATGCTATGGCCCGTGGTGTTTTACCGGGTTTAGTTAATATTAAAGAGACAGTTAGGAAAATAATCTTAGGTAAACCTAACGCATTAACGATGCATAAAGGGATTGCTGAAAAAGTATTTCCACCTTATGCGGGCAAAGTACCTTTAATATTAAAATCTACCACTTTTTCACCTTATCATCCAAAATATGACACGCCAGTGGCTGATGTTGAAGAAGCTTTAAGACTGGGAGCTGATGCCATTTCAGTTGGTGTTATAGTAGGTGGGCCAGAACAAGCAGAACAAATTACCCATTTAGCTCAAATTAGCAAAGAAGCCTCAGCTATGGGTTTACCCCTTATAGCTCATATTTATCCGCGCGGGTCCGAAGTAAAAGACCCCAAAAATGCTGATGCAGTTTCTTATGCTGTTAGGGTAGGAGCAGAACTTGGTGTGGATATCGTAAAAACTAATTGGACAGGTTCGGCAGAGTCTTTTGCTAAGGTAGTGGCTGCCTGCCCCAGCCGTGTAGTAATTGCTGGAGGTTCTTCTGGTAATGATTTATCATCTTATCTCCAGATGATTTGGGAAGGGATTCAGGTCGGTATGGCGGGGGTAACATGTGGACGTTTCGTTTGGGAAGATTCAAACCCGGCCGCTGTTATTGAAGCGATTAAGGCTATTGTCCATTCAGGTGCTTCAGTAGAAAAAGCCTTAGAAATTTATAGAGAATGCAAGGAGAGATAA
- a CDS encoding ABC transporter ATP-binding protein, translating into MALAAAPRASGKKLVVVNLTREFTLKRERITALDGISLEVREGEFVTILGPSGCGKSTLLRIIAGLAEASSGQVYKDGRLIQGPGPDRGMVFQSYTLFPWLTVRKNIEFGLTLKGMDAARRRQIVDHYLDIIGLAAFADAFPKNLSGGMKQRVAIARALANDPDILLMDEPFGALDAQTRLVMQELLLKVWEETRKTILFVTHDVEEAVFLGDTVYVMTARPGRLKARIPVPLARPRSFEVKNSRPFLELKSRILEQIREESLKAATMMPGGCG; encoded by the coding sequence ATGGCCCTGGCGGCGGCGCCCCGGGCTTCCGGAAAAAAGCTGGTAGTTGTCAACCTGACCAGGGAGTTTACTTTGAAGCGCGAAAGGATTACCGCCCTGGACGGCATCTCCCTGGAGGTTCGGGAAGGGGAGTTTGTCACTATCCTGGGGCCTTCGGGATGTGGTAAATCCACCCTGCTGCGCATCATCGCCGGCCTGGCGGAAGCCAGCAGCGGCCAGGTCTATAAAGACGGCCGTTTGATCCAGGGACCGGGGCCGGACCGGGGTATGGTCTTTCAGAGCTATACCCTCTTCCCCTGGCTGACGGTCCGCAAGAATATCGAGTTCGGCCTTACCCTGAAGGGGATGGATGCCGCCCGGCGCCGGCAGATTGTCGATCACTACCTGGATATTATCGGCCTGGCCGCCTTCGCCGACGCCTTTCCCAAAAACCTCTCCGGAGGTATGAAGCAGCGGGTGGCCATAGCCCGGGCCCTGGCCAACGACCCTGACATTCTCCTCATGGACGAACCTTTTGGCGCCCTGGACGCCCAGACCCGCCTGGTCATGCAGGAACTGCTTTTAAAGGTCTGGGAGGAAACCCGGAAGACCATCCTCTTTGTCACCCACGATGTCGAGGAAGCTGTCTTTTTAGGGGATACAGTTTATGTCATGACGGCCCGGCCTGGTCGCCTCAAGGCCCGCATCCCCGTGCCCCTGGCTCGGCCCCGGTCCTTCGAGGTTAAGAATTCTCGGCCCTTCCTGGAGCTAAAGAGCCGCATCCTGGAACAGATCCGGGAGGAGAGCCTGAAGGCCGCCACCATGATGCCGGGAGGGTGCGGTTAA
- a CDS encoding zinc-dependent dehydrogenase — MKALVFEGPNELKLRDVPLPEPGEDEILVKVAACLICGTDLRIFRGAKTRGVRIPSILGHEFAGVVEATGVNVKEFHVGDRVGVAPVIPCHTCFYCKNGLENVCANRTALGYEYEGAFAEYVCIPAPAVKGGNVYHLPSNISLEEAALAEPLACCLNGHHNSKVKLGDVVVILGAGPIGLMHLQLAKSSGASYVIISEPNEHRRAIAKEFGADRVVDPQTEDLNSIVKNVTDGLGADIIFLAIGIPALAQDALTLVKKGGTINFFAGFSVGDKAALDVNLIHYNEIKITGTSAARRDDYRKALDLIAKGKVKASKMITHRFPLDKAEEAFRIAGSSQGIKVAIIP, encoded by the coding sequence ATGAAGGCTTTAGTGTTTGAGGGACCTAACGAGCTTAAGCTAAGAGATGTACCACTTCCGGAACCGGGAGAGGATGAGATTTTAGTAAAAGTTGCTGCGTGTTTAATCTGTGGTACAGATCTTAGAATTTTTAGGGGGGCCAAAACAAGAGGGGTCCGGATACCCTCTATTTTGGGCCACGAATTTGCTGGGGTTGTTGAGGCAACTGGAGTTAATGTAAAAGAATTTCATGTTGGTGATAGAGTAGGTGTGGCGCCTGTTATTCCCTGCCATACATGTTTCTATTGTAAAAATGGATTAGAAAACGTATGCGCTAATCGTACAGCCCTGGGTTACGAGTATGAAGGTGCATTTGCAGAATATGTATGTATTCCAGCCCCTGCGGTTAAAGGGGGGAATGTGTATCACTTGCCTTCCAACATTTCCCTTGAGGAAGCAGCTTTAGCAGAGCCTCTTGCATGCTGTTTGAACGGACATCATAATTCTAAAGTAAAATTAGGAGATGTGGTTGTAATTTTAGGCGCGGGGCCAATTGGACTAATGCACTTGCAATTAGCTAAAAGTTCTGGGGCCAGTTATGTAATTATCAGTGAACCCAATGAACATCGACGTGCTATAGCCAAAGAATTCGGAGCAGATCGTGTAGTAGACCCTCAGACCGAGGATCTAAATAGCATAGTTAAAAATGTTACTGATGGATTAGGAGCAGATATAATTTTTTTGGCCATAGGCATACCGGCCTTAGCACAGGATGCCCTTACCCTTGTAAAAAAAGGAGGTACAATTAATTTCTTTGCTGGCTTTTCTGTTGGTGACAAAGCAGCACTTGATGTAAATCTCATTCATTATAACGAAATAAAAATCACTGGTACAAGTGCTGCAAGGCGTGATGACTATAGAAAGGCTCTGGATTTAATCGCAAAGGGTAAAGTAAAGGCTTCTAAAATGATCACCCATCGTTTCCCTTTAGATAAGGCGGAAGAAGCCTTTAGAATTGCAGGATCAAGTCAAGGTATTAAGGTGGCGATTATTCCTTGA
- a CDS encoding phosphate ABC transporter substrate-binding protein, with translation MLSKGKWLAILVIALVAVLAVAGCGKKEFPAPQQGSSQQNSNQQSGGSGAITAAGSTALQPLVDEAAKQYMEKNPGVRIVVNGGGSGNGLSQVFQGAVQIGNSDIFAEEKDGIDASQLVDHKVAVVGMAAVVNPDVKVDNLTQQQLIDIFTGKITNWKDVGGPDQKINIVNRPKGSGTRATFKKYALNGAEEAQGIAMEQDASGTVRKTIAETPGAIGYLVLSYIDSSVRPLKIDGVEPTAANIVDNKYKVWAYEHMYTKGQPTGEVKKFLDFIMSDEVQKNLVTKMGYIPVTDMKVERDAQGNVTPKK, from the coding sequence GTGCTGAGTAAAGGTAAATGGCTGGCGATCTTAGTGATTGCCCTGGTGGCGGTACTGGCTGTAGCGGGCTGCGGTAAGAAAGAGTTCCCGGCTCCCCAGCAGGGTAGCAGCCAGCAAAACAGCAACCAGCAGTCCGGCGGGAGCGGCGCCATAACAGCAGCGGGTTCTACGGCCCTGCAACCCCTGGTAGATGAAGCGGCCAAGCAGTATATGGAAAAGAACCCGGGTGTTCGCATCGTCGTCAACGGCGGCGGCAGCGGTAACGGCCTCTCTCAGGTGTTCCAGGGTGCCGTCCAGATAGGCAACTCCGATATCTTTGCCGAGGAAAAGGACGGTATCGACGCCTCCCAACTGGTGGATCACAAGGTAGCCGTTGTGGGCATGGCGGCCGTTGTTAATCCTGACGTCAAAGTGGACAACCTTACCCAGCAGCAGCTTATTGACATCTTTACCGGTAAAATTACCAACTGGAAAGACGTCGGCGGTCCTGACCAGAAGATCAACATCGTCAACCGGCCCAAGGGTTCCGGTACCCGGGCGACCTTTAAAAAATATGCCTTAAACGGTGCGGAAGAAGCCCAGGGTATCGCCATGGAGCAGGATGCCTCCGGTACCGTGCGCAAGACCATTGCCGAAACCCCAGGCGCTATCGGCTACCTGGTTCTCTCCTACATTGATTCCAGCGTCCGGCCCCTCAAAATTGACGGGGTTGAACCTACGGCAGCCAATATTGTGGACAACAAGTACAAGGTCTGGGCATACGAGCATATGTACACCAAAGGCCAGCCGACGGGGGAAGTCAAGAAATTCCTGGATTTCATAATGAGCGACGAAGTCCAGAAGAACCTGGTAACCAAGATGGGCTACATCCCCGTAACCGACATGAAGGTTGAACGCGACGCCCAGGGAAATGTGACTCCCAAGAAGTAG
- a CDS encoding Hsp20/alpha crystallin family protein, with protein sequence MMTGEYNPLEALKNIPYLDEDFFKEVTGMSWPGPAGLLNRLTRGKWPPVDIVETAGEIIVTVALPGLRQAGDVRVELNGNILRLEGEIYPEIQLLPVVKVHQQEKKQGRFSRSVTLPVAVNSKSARATYQRGLLEIRFIKHPGSQGETLNIEFFK encoded by the coding sequence ATGATGACCGGGGAGTATAACCCCCTGGAGGCTTTAAAGAATATTCCCTATCTGGATGAAGACTTCTTTAAAGAAGTCACCGGCATGAGCTGGCCGGGACCCGCCGGTTTACTGAATCGCCTGACCAGGGGCAAATGGCCACCGGTAGATATAGTAGAGACAGCCGGCGAGATTATCGTTACGGTGGCCCTCCCCGGCCTGCGCCAGGCAGGTGACGTCCGAGTGGAGTTAAATGGAAATATACTGCGCCTGGAAGGGGAGATCTATCCTGAGATCCAGCTCCTGCCGGTGGTAAAGGTACACCAGCAAGAAAAAAAACAGGGGAGATTTAGCCGTTCCGTTACCCTGCCAGTGGCCGTAAACAGCAAGAGCGCCCGGGCCACCTATCAGCGCGGCCTCCTTGAAATCCGCTTTATTAAACATCCTGGTTCTCAGGGTGAGACCTTGAATATCGAATTCTTTAAGTAA